In Streptomyces sp. NBC_00414, a single window of DNA contains:
- a CDS encoding menaquinone biosynthesis decarboxylase: MAYDDLRSLLRALEREGDLQRIKAEVDPYLEVGEIVDRVQKAGGPALLFENVRGSAMPLAMNVFGTDRRLLKALGLKSYAEISEKIGGLLKPELPQGFMGVREAFGKLGAMTHVPPKKVKSGSAPVQEVVLTGDDVDLDQLPALFTWPQDGGSFFNLGLTHTKDPESGIRNLGLYRLQRHDKRTIGMHWQIHKDSRNHYAVAARRGERLPVAIAFGCPPAVTYASTAPLPGDIDEYLFAGFLQGKRIEMVDCKTVPLQVPAQAEVVIEGWLEPGEMLPEGPFGDHTGFYTPQEPFPALTIDCVTMRKRPLIQSIVVGRPPTEDGPLGRATERFFLPLLKIIVPDIVDYHLPEAGGFHNCAIVAIDKKYPKHAQKVMHAVWGAHMMSLTKLIVIVDSDCDVHDLHEVAWRALGNTDYSRDLTVVEGPVDHLDHASYQQFWGGKAGIDATRKWPEEGYTRDGGWPEMVLSDPDTAAKVDRRWKEYGLS; the protein is encoded by the coding sequence ATGGCTTACGACGATCTTCGCTCCCTGCTCCGGGCGCTGGAGCGCGAGGGCGACCTCCAGCGCATCAAGGCCGAGGTGGACCCGTACCTGGAGGTCGGGGAGATCGTCGACCGCGTCCAGAAGGCGGGCGGCCCCGCGCTGCTCTTCGAGAACGTGCGCGGATCGGCGATGCCGCTCGCGATGAACGTCTTCGGGACGGACCGCCGCCTGCTCAAGGCGCTCGGCCTGAAGTCGTACGCGGAGATCAGCGAGAAGATCGGCGGACTGCTGAAACCCGAGCTGCCGCAGGGCTTCATGGGGGTGCGCGAGGCCTTCGGGAAGCTCGGCGCCATGACGCACGTACCGCCGAAGAAGGTGAAGTCGGGCAGCGCCCCCGTCCAGGAGGTCGTGCTCACCGGCGACGACGTCGACCTGGACCAGCTGCCGGCGCTCTTCACCTGGCCGCAGGACGGCGGGTCCTTCTTCAACCTCGGGCTCACCCACACCAAGGACCCCGAGTCCGGCATCCGCAACCTCGGGCTCTACCGACTGCAGCGCCACGACAAGCGCACCATCGGCATGCACTGGCAGATCCACAAGGACAGCCGCAACCACTACGCCGTGGCCGCGCGCCGCGGCGAGCGGCTGCCGGTCGCGATCGCCTTCGGCTGCCCGCCGGCCGTGACGTACGCCTCCACCGCGCCGCTGCCCGGTGACATCGACGAGTACCTCTTCGCCGGGTTCCTCCAGGGCAAGCGGATCGAGATGGTCGACTGCAAGACGGTGCCGCTCCAGGTGCCGGCGCAGGCCGAGGTCGTCATCGAGGGCTGGCTTGAGCCGGGCGAGATGCTCCCCGAGGGCCCCTTCGGCGACCACACCGGCTTCTACACCCCGCAGGAGCCCTTCCCGGCGCTCACCATCGACTGCGTCACGATGCGCAAGCGCCCGCTGATCCAGTCGATCGTGGTCGGCCGCCCGCCGACGGAGGACGGCCCGCTGGGCCGCGCGACGGAGAGGTTCTTCCTCCCCCTGCTCAAGATCATCGTGCCGGACATCGTGGACTACCACCTCCCCGAGGCGGGCGGCTTCCACAACTGCGCGATCGTGGCGATCGACAAGAAGTACCCGAAGCACGCCCAGAAGGTGATGCACGCCGTCTGGGGCGCCCACATGATGTCCCTGACCAAGCTGATCGTGATCGTCGACTCCGACTGCGACGTCCACGACCTGCACGAGGTCGCGTGGCGGGCGCTGGGCAACACGGACTACTCGCGTGACCTCACCGTCGTCGAGGGACCGGTCGACCATCTCGACCACGCCTCGTACCAGCAGTTCTGGGGCGGCAAGGCGGGCATCGACGCCACCCGCAAGTGGCCCGAGGAGGGCTACACCCGGGACGGCGGCTGGCCCGAGATGGTCCTCTCGGACCCGGATACGGCGGCGAAGGTCGACCGCCGCTGGAAGGAGTACGGACTTTCGTGA
- the mqnP gene encoding menaquinone biosynthesis prenyltransferase MqnP has translation MSSASAAIPQPQPGRTKAFLRLVMIEHSVFALPFAYIAALTAMFLTDGNIQWGRLFLVTVAMVGLRTFAMAVNRIIDREIDARNPRTAHRELVTGAMSVKHAWTGALVALVFFLGAAALLNPLCLALAPIAVIPMVVYPYGKRFTNFPQAILGLAQAMGPIGGWLAITGEWSWDAVILGLAVGVWIGGFDLIYACQDVQTDREVGVKSVPARFGIQAAIWGARGCHAVTTGLLVWYALATDAGVFFWLGLLIVAGAFLYEHSIVRPTDLSRLNRAFFQVNGFIGIALFACALLDLLVRGLTV, from the coding sequence GTGAGCAGCGCATCAGCGGCGATCCCGCAGCCGCAGCCGGGCCGGACCAAGGCGTTCCTGCGCCTCGTCATGATCGAGCACTCCGTGTTCGCGCTGCCGTTCGCGTACATCGCGGCACTGACGGCCATGTTCCTGACGGACGGCAACATCCAGTGGGGCCGGCTGTTCCTCGTCACCGTGGCGATGGTCGGGCTGCGCACCTTCGCGATGGCCGTGAACCGGATCATCGACCGGGAGATCGACGCCCGCAATCCGCGTACGGCCCACCGTGAGCTGGTTACCGGCGCGATGTCGGTGAAGCACGCCTGGACGGGCGCGCTGGTGGCCCTGGTGTTCTTCCTGGGCGCGGCGGCGCTGCTGAACCCCCTGTGCCTGGCGCTGGCGCCCATCGCGGTGATCCCGATGGTGGTCTACCCGTACGGCAAGCGGTTCACGAACTTCCCGCAGGCCATCCTGGGTCTCGCCCAGGCGATGGGCCCGATCGGCGGCTGGCTGGCGATCACCGGCGAGTGGTCGTGGGACGCCGTGATCCTGGGCCTCGCGGTCGGTGTCTGGATCGGCGGCTTCGACCTGATCTACGCCTGCCAGGACGTGCAGACGGACCGCGAGGTCGGCGTGAAGTCGGTCCCGGCGCGCTTCGGCATCCAGGCCGCGATCTGGGGCGCCCGCGGCTGCCACGCCGTGACCACGGGCCTCCTGGTCTGGTACGCGCTGGCCACCGACGCGGGAGTCTTCTTCTGGCTGGGCCTGCTGATCGTCGCGGGCGCGTTCCTGTACGAGCACAGCATCGTCCGCCCGACCGACCTGTCCCGCCTGAACCGGGCGTTCTTCCAGGTCAACGGCTTCATCGGCATCGCGCTGTTCGCGTGCGCGCTGCTGGACCTGCTCGTTCGGGGGCTCACCGTCTGA
- a CDS encoding MarR family winged helix-turn-helix transcriptional regulator, which translates to MTDPASTPPSTARDGRLSYAVFVLARTHRGHAAAMLRAMNLHPGQELLLMQLFDRDGQTQSELLEGVGLDHSTVSKSLRRMQEAGLLTREPAEHDRRALVVRLTDAGRALRAPITEMWRTLEEISVRDLTAEQIETFTTTAYAIEQSIKAHGGRVPGSE; encoded by the coding sequence ATGACCGATCCCGCATCCACGCCCCCGAGCACGGCGCGCGACGGACGCCTCAGCTACGCCGTCTTCGTACTCGCCCGCACCCATCGCGGCCACGCCGCCGCCATGCTCCGGGCCATGAACCTGCACCCGGGGCAGGAACTGCTGCTGATGCAGCTCTTCGACCGCGACGGGCAGACGCAGTCCGAACTCCTGGAGGGCGTCGGCCTCGACCACTCGACCGTCTCCAAGTCGCTGCGCCGCATGCAGGAGGCCGGGCTCCTCACCCGGGAACCCGCCGAGCACGACCGGCGCGCCCTGGTCGTCCGCCTGACCGACGCGGGCCGCGCCCTGCGCGCGCCCATCACCGAGATGTGGCGGACGCTGGAGGAGATCTCCGTCCGAGACCTGACGGCGGAACAGATCGAGACGTTCACCACGACCGCGTACGCGATCGAGCAGTCGATCAAGGCACACGGTGGCCGGGTCCCCGGCAGCGAGTGA
- a CDS encoding NADP-dependent oxidoreductase: MKAIVFDAFGGTEVLHEAEREVPRPGPGQVRVRVRAAGVNPVDGKIRSGIMEAIFPTTLPAVPGGEIAGTVDALGEGVDQLKVGDEVLGWSDTGSYAQYALADQAVLAPKPAGLDWTHAAALPVAGDGADRVLDLLDVKAGETLLIHGASGALGTVAVQLAVARGAHVIGTAGPNNQEYVTSLGATALVYGDGLVERVRALAPNGVDAVFDAAGKGALEDSITLRGTTDRIVTTADFRARELGIVFAEGPQRRSATRLAELARQAADGDLVLTVGATYPLADAAKAQQASDSGHGRGKLVLTVA; the protein is encoded by the coding sequence ATGAAGGCCATCGTTTTCGACGCGTTCGGCGGCACCGAGGTCCTGCACGAGGCGGAGAGGGAGGTGCCCCGGCCCGGTCCCGGCCAGGTCCGCGTCCGTGTCCGGGCGGCAGGCGTCAACCCGGTCGACGGAAAGATCCGCTCCGGGATCATGGAGGCCATCTTCCCCACCACCCTGCCCGCCGTCCCCGGCGGCGAGATCGCCGGAACCGTCGACGCCCTCGGTGAAGGCGTCGACCAGCTCAAGGTGGGCGACGAGGTACTGGGCTGGTCCGACACCGGCTCGTACGCCCAGTACGCGCTGGCCGACCAGGCCGTCCTCGCGCCCAAGCCGGCCGGCCTGGACTGGACCCACGCGGCCGCGCTGCCCGTGGCCGGCGACGGCGCCGACCGCGTCCTGGACCTCCTCGACGTCAAGGCCGGCGAGACCTTGCTGATCCACGGCGCGTCCGGCGCGCTGGGCACCGTCGCCGTCCAGCTCGCCGTCGCCCGCGGCGCCCACGTCATCGGCACCGCGGGCCCGAACAACCAGGAGTACGTCACCTCGCTCGGCGCCACCGCGCTGGTCTACGGGGACGGCCTGGTCGAGCGGGTCCGCGCACTCGCCCCGAACGGCGTGGACGCCGTGTTCGACGCCGCGGGCAAGGGCGCGCTGGAGGACTCCATCACCCTGCGCGGCACCACCGACCGGATCGTCACCACCGCCGACTTCCGGGCCCGCGAACTCGGCATCGTCTTCGCCGAGGGCCCGCAGCGGCGCTCCGCCACCCGCCTCGCCGAACTCGCCCGACAGGCCGCCGACGGCGACCTGGTGCTCACGGTCGGCGCGACCTACCCGCTGGCCGACGCGGCCAAGGCACAGCAGGCCAGCGACAGCGGGCACGGCCGCGGAAAGCTCGTCCTCACCGTCGCCTGA
- a CDS encoding UbiX family flavin prenyltransferase, translating into MNAGETERRPWIVGVSGASGTPYAAAVLRALLAAGESVDLVVSRASRLTLLDETGISFRDAHWQDDLREWLGRGADGKPGTFAVDVDDVRHWSAGDLAAGPSSGSYPAKGMLIVPASTACVAGVALGLSKDLLQRAASVTLKERRRLVVAVRETPLNGQTLRHLVTLDDAGATVLPASPAFYAGATHIQGLVDFVAGRMLDATGVGHTLYRRWEGELGGGSRTT; encoded by the coding sequence GTGAACGCAGGAGAAACAGAGCGTCGGCCTTGGATCGTGGGGGTCTCCGGCGCGTCCGGAACGCCGTATGCCGCCGCCGTGCTGCGTGCTCTCCTCGCGGCCGGGGAGAGTGTCGACCTCGTCGTCTCGCGGGCCTCGCGGCTCACCCTGCTCGACGAGACCGGGATCAGCTTCCGGGACGCCCACTGGCAGGACGACCTGCGGGAGTGGCTCGGCCGGGGGGCCGACGGCAAGCCCGGCACGTTCGCGGTGGACGTCGACGACGTACGGCACTGGAGCGCGGGGGACCTCGCGGCGGGGCCGTCCTCCGGCTCGTACCCTGCCAAAGGCATGCTCATCGTGCCCGCCTCCACCGCCTGTGTCGCCGGAGTCGCGCTCGGCCTCTCCAAGGATCTGCTGCAGCGCGCCGCGAGCGTCACGCTCAAGGAGAGGCGGAGGCTGGTCGTCGCCGTCAGGGAGACCCCGCTGAACGGGCAGACCCTGCGTCACCTGGTGACCCTCGACGACGCGGGCGCGACCGTGCTGCCGGCCTCCCCGGCGTTCTACGCGGGGGCCACGCACATCCAGGGCCTGGTGGACTTCGTCGCCGGACGGATGCTGGACGCGACGGGCGTCGGGCACACGCTCTACCGCCGCTGGGAGGGCGAACTCGGCGGCGGCTCCCGCACCACCTGA
- a CDS encoding Lrp/AsnC family transcriptional regulator, producing MDAVDRQLIQALRENGRASYAELGRLVGLSGPSVTDRINRLEAAGVITGYRATVDSASLGLGVIALIGISLSDAADHEDVARRMKDLGEIEDCWFIAGDDSYMLKVRASDVDGLERTIRRLSGTKGVSRTRTTIVLSTKWENRVGELPEEE from the coding sequence ATGGACGCGGTGGACAGGCAGCTCATCCAGGCTCTCAGGGAGAACGGCCGGGCCTCCTACGCGGAGCTGGGACGCCTCGTCGGACTGTCGGGGCCCAGCGTCACCGACCGCATCAACCGCCTGGAGGCGGCCGGTGTCATCACCGGCTACCGCGCGACGGTCGACTCGGCCTCGCTCGGACTCGGCGTCATCGCCCTCATCGGCATCTCGCTCTCCGACGCCGCCGACCACGAGGACGTGGCACGCCGGATGAAGGACCTCGGCGAGATCGAGGACTGCTGGTTCATCGCCGGTGACGACTCCTACATGCTCAAGGTCCGGGCGTCCGACGTGGACGGCCTGGAGCGGACCATCCGCCGGCTGTCCGGGACCAAGGGCGTCTCCAGGACCCGTACGACCATCGTGCTCTCCACGAAGTGGGAGAACCGGGTCGGCGAGCTGCCCGAGGAGGAGTAG
- the mqnE gene encoding aminofutalosine synthase MqnE, with the protein MDVGLKRELEDKVRAGERLTREDGIALYESDDLAWLGGLAHEVRTRKNGDVVHFNVNRHLNMTNVCTASCAYCSFQRKPGEKDAYTMRIEEAVKLAKAMEGENLTELHIVNGLHPNLPWRYYPRSLSELKKALPNVSLKAFTATEIHHFETISGLSASEILDELIDAGLESLTGGGAEIFDWEVRQHIVDHRTHWEDWSRIHRLAHEKGLKTPCTMLYGHIEEPRHRVDHVLRLRELQDETGGFQVFIPLRYQHDFVDMKDGKVRNRLQARTQMATGAEALKTFAVSRLLFDNVPHVKVFWVMHGVQTAQLALQHGADDMDGSVVEYKITHDADNYGTPNKLTREDLLDLIRDAGFRPVERNTRYEIIREYEPAPADRRETPQPMRL; encoded by the coding sequence ATGGACGTCGGGCTCAAGCGCGAGCTGGAGGACAAGGTCCGGGCCGGTGAGCGGCTGACCCGCGAGGACGGCATCGCGCTCTACGAGTCGGACGACCTGGCCTGGCTGGGCGGGCTCGCCCACGAGGTGCGTACCCGTAAGAACGGTGACGTCGTCCACTTCAACGTCAACCGCCACCTCAACATGACGAACGTGTGCACCGCGTCGTGCGCCTACTGCTCGTTCCAGCGGAAGCCGGGCGAGAAGGACGCGTACACGATGCGCATCGAGGAGGCGGTGAAGCTCGCCAAGGCGATGGAGGGCGAGAACCTCACCGAGCTGCACATCGTCAACGGGCTCCACCCCAACCTGCCGTGGCGCTACTACCCGCGCTCGCTCAGCGAACTGAAAAAGGCCCTCCCGAACGTCTCCCTGAAGGCCTTCACGGCCACGGAGATCCACCACTTCGAGACGATCTCCGGGCTCAGCGCCTCCGAGATCCTCGACGAGCTGATCGACGCGGGTCTCGAATCCCTGACCGGCGGCGGCGCGGAGATCTTCGACTGGGAGGTCCGGCAGCACATCGTCGACCACCGCACCCACTGGGAGGACTGGTCGCGCATCCACCGCCTCGCGCACGAGAAGGGTCTGAAGACCCCGTGCACGATGCTGTACGGGCACATCGAGGAGCCCCGCCACCGGGTCGACCACGTGCTGCGGCTGCGTGAGCTGCAGGACGAGACCGGCGGTTTCCAGGTCTTCATCCCGCTGCGCTACCAGCACGACTTCGTGGACATGAAGGACGGCAAGGTCCGCAACCGCCTCCAGGCGCGTACGCAGATGGCGACCGGCGCGGAAGCGCTGAAGACCTTCGCGGTCTCCCGGCTGCTCTTCGACAACGTGCCGCACGTCAAGGTCTTCTGGGTCATGCACGGCGTCCAGACGGCCCAGCTAGCCCTTCAGCACGGTGCGGACGACATGGACGGCTCGGTCGTCGAGTACAAGATCACGCACGACGCCGACAACTACGGCACGCCGAACAAGCTGACCCGCGAGGATCTGCTCGACCTGATCCGCGACGCGGGGTTCCGGCCGGTCGAGCGGAACACCCGGTACGAGATCATCCGTGAGTACGAGCCCGCCCCCGCGGACCGGCGGGAGACTCCCCAGCCGATGCGGCTCTGA
- a CDS encoding GNAT family N-acetyltransferase encodes MALTFELDPSVDFALRDGILDLWADVSNAGGSVGFVPPVARETVRPELVRHFVAMAEGRTRLLIGRDEDGSVAATAFLTHNTHRLMTHWLWLYTVMVHPRHQGMGYGRDLLEAAADAARGFEGIEAIRLTCRGGEGLERFYGSCGYKEVGRVPDAIRVAPGDERDDITMLLSLGRVH; translated from the coding sequence ATGGCCCTTACGTTCGAGCTCGACCCCTCCGTCGACTTCGCCCTCCGTGACGGAATACTCGACCTCTGGGCCGACGTCTCCAACGCGGGCGGCTCCGTCGGCTTCGTACCCCCCGTCGCACGCGAAACGGTACGACCGGAACTCGTCAGACACTTCGTCGCGATGGCCGAGGGCCGCACCCGCCTCCTGATCGGCCGCGACGAGGACGGATCCGTCGCGGCGACCGCCTTCCTCACCCACAACACCCACCGCCTGATGACGCACTGGCTGTGGCTCTACACGGTGATGGTGCACCCGAGGCACCAGGGCATGGGCTACGGCCGCGACCTGCTCGAAGCCGCCGCCGACGCCGCCCGCGGCTTCGAGGGCATAGAGGCGATACGGCTCACCTGCCGCGGCGGCGAGGGCCTGGAGCGTTTCTACGGCTCGTGCGGTTACAAGGAGGTCGGCCGCGTACCGGACGCGATCAGGGTGGCGCCGGGCGACGAACGGGACGACATCACGATGCTGCTGTCGCTGGGTCGCGTCCACTAG
- a CDS encoding DUF4229 domain-containing protein, translating into MLRYTLMRLGILAGCLVVVWGLVYSGVAPRGLGDSNGMWIIMLSLVISAPISFVVLRKERDRASVRIVERVDRMKSNLEANRNQEDEAVDSVSTEVSGVQGRTSTS; encoded by the coding sequence ATGCTCCGCTACACACTGATGCGCCTAGGGATCCTCGCGGGCTGCCTCGTGGTCGTCTGGGGCCTCGTCTACTCCGGTGTCGCCCCGCGCGGCCTCGGCGACTCGAACGGCATGTGGATCATCATGCTCTCCCTGGTGATCTCGGCGCCCATCAGCTTCGTGGTCCTGCGCAAGGAGCGCGACCGCGCCTCGGTGCGGATCGTCGAGCGCGTCGACCGTATGAAGTCCAACCTGGAGGCCAACCGCAACCAGGAGGACGAGGCGGTGGACTCGGTGTCGACCGAGGTGTCGGGCGTCCAGGGCCGGACCTCCACCTCCTGA
- a CDS encoding TetR/AcrR family transcriptional regulator: MGAVKSKRMPRAVREQQMLDAAVRTFGQRGYRAASMDEIADLAGVSKPLVYLYLNSKEDLFTACIRREAAALTAAVRAGVRPDLPADRQLWEGLRAFFTHTAQNPDGWAVLHLQARTHGEPFAAEITAMREEIVAFVTQLIVVAAREAHRDPSLPEREVAGLAEALVGAAESLAAWANATPGVSARQAAATMMNFAWAGLGDLMEGQRWVEAPGIAETAETAATA, translated from the coding sequence ATGGGTGCAGTGAAGAGCAAGCGGATGCCCCGTGCCGTGCGCGAACAGCAGATGCTGGACGCCGCCGTACGGACCTTCGGACAGCGGGGCTACCGGGCCGCGTCGATGGACGAGATCGCCGATCTGGCGGGCGTGTCCAAGCCGTTGGTCTATCTGTACCTGAACTCCAAGGAAGACCTCTTCACCGCGTGCATCCGGCGTGAGGCGGCCGCCCTGACCGCGGCCGTACGTGCCGGAGTCCGGCCGGACCTGCCCGCCGACCGCCAACTCTGGGAAGGCCTGCGGGCGTTCTTCACCCACACCGCGCAGAACCCGGACGGCTGGGCGGTGCTGCACCTCCAGGCCCGTACGCACGGGGAGCCCTTCGCCGCCGAGATCACCGCGATGCGCGAGGAGATCGTGGCGTTCGTCACCCAGCTGATCGTGGTCGCGGCGCGGGAGGCCCACCGGGACCCCTCACTGCCCGAGCGCGAGGTCGCGGGTCTCGCGGAGGCCCTCGTCGGCGCCGCCGAGTCCCTCGCCGCCTGGGCCAACGCCACCCCCGGGGTCTCCGCCCGGCAGGCCGCCGCGACCATGATGAACTTCGCCTGGGCGGGCCTGGGCGACCTGATGGAGGGGCAGCGCTGGGTGGAGGCGCCCGGGATCGCGGAAACCGCGGAAACCGCGGCGACTGCCTGA
- a CDS encoding MaoC/PaaZ C-terminal domain-containing protein, translating to MGELVDGVSGRTRTRTLGRSPSLWPMLARGAVLSPFKRPRPGVTAPRTRLVLPGVRIDLGRLAAYERACGFGVGADELPLTYPHVLGFPAAMRLMSGRAFPLPLLGLVHTSIGITRHRSLTATGEYELTVYVDGLAPHRRGTEAAVVTEVRAAGELVWESRSTYLARHGTTTTEDADGRAASVAEQAVAGRLRGQAAAAGRKPLPVLAEWRLAEDVGRRYGAASGDRNPIHLYPLTARLFGFPRAVAHGMWTVARCLAEHGAPQAAQVRAEFKAPVLLPGTVAYGARGGRFELRGAGGGRPHLTGEVLPLL from the coding sequence ATGGGTGAGCTGGTGGATGGCGTGAGCGGTCGGACCCGTACCCGCACCCTTGGTCGTTCGCCGTCCCTTTGGCCCATGCTCGCCCGGGGAGCGGTCCTCTCACCGTTCAAGCGGCCACGGCCGGGAGTCACCGCACCCCGTACCCGCCTGGTCCTCCCCGGCGTCCGGATCGACCTGGGCAGGCTCGCCGCGTACGAGCGGGCCTGCGGATTCGGGGTGGGGGCGGACGAGCTGCCCCTGACCTATCCGCATGTGCTCGGCTTCCCGGCGGCCATGCGGCTGATGAGCGGGCGGGCGTTCCCGCTGCCGCTGCTCGGCCTGGTGCACACGTCCATCGGGATCACTCGGCACAGGTCGCTGACGGCCACCGGTGAGTACGAACTCACGGTGTACGTCGATGGCCTGGCCCCGCACCGACGCGGCACCGAGGCCGCCGTCGTGACCGAGGTGCGGGCGGCCGGGGAACTCGTGTGGGAGTCACGCAGCACGTATCTGGCGCGGCACGGCACCACGACGACGGAGGACGCCGACGGGCGGGCGGCAAGCGTCGCCGAGCAGGCCGTCGCGGGGCGGCTTCGCGGGCAGGCCGCGGCGGCGGGGCGCAAACCGCTGCCCGTCCTCGCCGAGTGGCGTCTCGCGGAGGACGTCGGGCGGCGGTACGGGGCCGCGTCCGGGGACCGCAATCCGATCCACCTGTACCCCCTCACCGCCCGGCTGTTCGGCTTCCCCCGGGCCGTCGCCCACGGCATGTGGACCGTGGCACGCTGCCTCGCCGAGCACGGGGCACCCCAAGCGGCCCAGGTACGGGCGGAGTTCAAGGCGCCGGTGCTGCTGCCCGGGACGGTGGCGTACGGGGCGAGGGGCGGCCGTTTCGAACTGCGCGGCGCCGGTGGCGGCCGGCCGCATCTGACCGGGGAGGTCCTGCCGTTGCTCTGA
- a CDS encoding 3-oxoacyl-ACP reductase, with the protein MADRYLSLTGTAPGRFLTRRLGLPQPARLRRWSPEQPTLQGRLLHLTAGRSDLDLAPRLALAGLDLDLVLASSALDLGAEDPVAVVLDATGVRDVDTLAEVHAALHPVVRSVAASGRIVVLGSPLDPADHHRAAVQQSLEGFVRSLGKEIGRGRTVNLVRLTDARAAESTFRFLLSPQSAYVSGQVIEVGDGETAAPADWGKPLAGRTALVTGAARGIGESVATTLARDGARVVCLDVPAAGADLAAVAGRLGGVALPLDITAADAGARIADALPEGLDVLVHNAGITRDRRLVNMPAERWSSVLDVNLASVLRTTDALLTGGTLRPGGRVVATASIAGIAGNAGQTNYAASKAGIIGLVRSLGPRALSEYGVTVNAVAPGFIETRMTAAVPLFIREAGRRMNSLAQGGLPVDVAETTAWFANPGSGAVNGQVVRVCGQSLLGA; encoded by the coding sequence ATGGCCGACCGCTATCTGAGCCTCACCGGTACCGCGCCCGGCCGCTTCCTGACCCGGCGCCTCGGTCTGCCCCAGCCGGCGCGGCTACGGCGGTGGAGCCCCGAACAGCCCACACTGCAGGGCCGGTTGCTGCACCTCACGGCGGGCAGGTCCGACCTCGATCTGGCGCCCCGCCTGGCCCTCGCGGGGCTGGACCTGGACCTCGTCCTGGCCAGTTCGGCACTGGACCTGGGCGCGGAGGACCCGGTCGCCGTCGTCCTCGACGCCACCGGTGTCCGTGACGTCGACACGCTCGCCGAGGTCCACGCGGCACTCCACCCCGTCGTACGGTCGGTCGCCGCGAGCGGCCGGATCGTGGTGCTCGGCTCGCCCCTCGACCCCGCCGACCACCACCGGGCCGCCGTGCAGCAGAGCCTCGAAGGGTTCGTACGGTCCCTCGGCAAGGAGATCGGGCGGGGCAGGACCGTGAATCTCGTACGGCTCACGGACGCGCGCGCCGCCGAGTCGACGTTCCGTTTCCTGCTCTCGCCCCAGTCGGCGTACGTCAGCGGGCAGGTGATCGAGGTCGGCGACGGCGAGACGGCCGCTCCCGCGGACTGGGGCAAGCCCCTCGCCGGGCGGACCGCCCTGGTCACCGGGGCCGCTCGCGGGATCGGCGAGTCCGTCGCGACGACGCTGGCGCGGGACGGGGCGCGGGTGGTGTGCCTGGACGTGCCCGCCGCCGGGGCCGACCTGGCCGCGGTCGCCGGACGGCTCGGCGGTGTCGCCCTTCCGCTGGACATCACGGCGGCCGACGCGGGCGCGCGCATCGCCGACGCGCTGCCGGAGGGACTGGACGTCCTGGTCCACAACGCGGGGATCACCCGGGACCGCCGGCTGGTCAACATGCCCGCGGAGCGCTGGAGTTCGGTGCTCGACGTCAACCTCGCGAGTGTGCTGCGCACGACCGACGCGCTCCTGACCGGCGGCACGCTGCGCCCGGGCGGGCGCGTCGTGGCGACCGCGTCCATCGCCGGGATCGCGGGCAACGCCGGCCAGACGAACTACGCCGCCTCCAAGGCGGGGATCATCGGGCTCGTACGGTCCCTCGGGCCGCGGGCGCTCTCGGAGTACGGGGTGACGGTGAACGCCGTGGCCCCCGGTTTCATCGAGACCCGGATGACGGCCGCGGTACCGCTGTTCATCCGCGAGGCGGGGCGGCGCATGAACTCGCTCGCGCAGGGCGGGCTGCCGGTGGATGTCGCCGAGACGACGGCGTGGTTCGCGAATCCGGGGTCCGGCGCGGTCAACGGGCAGGTCGTACGGGTGTGCGGGCAGAGCCTGCTAGGCGCGTGA